The genomic region GACCAAGGCCGCCTCGGGCAAGGAGCCGGGCCGGGACCTCTGCGAGCGGCGCCTGACCTTGCCCGCTATCCTCGCGCTCAACGACCCGGCCGCGCGGCCGGAGTTCCTTCGGCTCTGGGAGGCGGGGGGGGAGGGGCGAGCCTCGGTGGAGCGCATGGCCAGCTTCCTGGAGTCCTCCGGACACATGGAGGCGGCGCGGGGACGGGCCCGGGAGCTGGTGCGTTCGATCCGGACCTGGGCCGCGGCCCTGCCGGTCAAGGAATTCAGCGTCAGCTTCTGCTCCTTCATAGATGCCATGGAACGCCGGGAATTCTGATGGGCTACGAGGCTCTCATCCGCCGCGCCTGGCGCACCGGGGATTTCAGCATCCAGTCGCTCCTCGAGGACGATCCGGAGACCGGCGTCTCCCGCGAGGAACTGCGCCGCAAGGTCAAGACGGAGATGGAAGACATCATCGCGCGGGAGGCGGGCGACGCCGCGTGCTGCCTGAGCGCCCACAAGGAGGGTTCCATGAGGCTGGCCCCGTTCGTGAAATTCCGCGAGGAGAAGTTCGGCGCGGTGCTCTTCGAGACCCGCTCCGAGAAGGTCTACACCTTGAGTCCGACCGGCGCCGCGGTGGTGCGCGAGATCGTCTCCGGCGCCGACGCCGGGTCTTTGGTCGGCCGCCTGCAGAAGAAGTACTCGGACAAGACCGGCAAGCTGGCGCGGGAGGCGGCGGCCTTCCTCGCCGACCTCAAGAAGAAGGGGCTGGTCACGGAATAAGATGGCCGTCGTGCTCCCCGAAAGCCTGGGCGCCAGCGCCGCGGACCTCAAGAGCCCGCTCTACGCCGCCTGGCAGCTGACCAACGAGTGCGACCTGCGCTGCCTGCACTGCATCGAAGACTCGGGGCCCGGCCAGGCCTTCCCGGACGAGCTCTCGCGCGGCGAGGCCTTCCGGATCGTCGATGAGCTCATCGCGGCCGAGGTGCCCTACGTGGCCTTCTCCGGCGGCGAGCCCCTCCTGCACCCGCAGCTTTTCGATCTGCTGAACCGCTTCCGGGGCCAGGGGGTGGGCCTCAAGCTCGAGACCAACGGCCAGCACCTCGATGCCGCGACCTGCGGCCGCCTGGCCGACGCCCAGGTCAAGGCCGTGCAGGTCTCTTTGGATGGGACCAGCGAGCAGGCCCTGTGCCAGCTGCGGCCCAAAGCCAGCCTGCGCAAGATCCTGGACGGCATCCGCGATCTGCGCGAAGCCGGAGTCGAGGTCGAGGTCAATTTCGCGCCCACCCGGCACAACGTCGACCAGGTCGCCGCGGCCATGGACCTGGCGCACTCCCTCGGCGCCTACGCCTTCTATACCGGCCGGCTCATGTACACGGGCCGGGCGGTGCGCTCCTGGGAGAGGATCGCGCCCTCCGAAGAGCAGTACGCCGGGTTCTTCTCGGCGGTCAAAGCCAAGGCCCGGGAGCTGGAAGGCCGCATGCGCGTCTGCTACCATGAGTTGGGCATCGTGGAGGAGCTGCGCACCCGCGCCGCGCATCCCGCCGCGCTCGTCATCATCCTGCCCGACGGCCGGGTCAAGCTCATCAACGCCCTGCCCTTCACCTGCGGGGACCTGCGCCGGCAGAGCCTGGCCGAGGTGTGGGAGCATTATCAGAAGGCTTGGAAGGACCCGCAGGTGACGGGCTTCATCGATGAGTTGGCCAAAGACGAAAAGGCCATCTCGCGATTGCATGAGTGGGTGGCGCTTTGAGCAGCGGTTCGCTCACCCCTAACGGCACGACTGCCCCCCTCGTAGGGGGGCAGTCGGACTCGGGACCTTCGGTCCCGAGTGCCATTTTCTCGACCATCCGCTACAGGTTCTTCTTATACGCCGGTCTCTTGCCCTACCTCTTGGGCGCTGCTTGGGCCTATGGGATGGAGGGGACTTTCAACGCCAAGGTCTTCTGGCTGGGGTTCTTGGGCATCTTCCTCTCCGTGGTGGGCGTGGAGTCCTTCAACGAATACTTCGACGCGCGCCTGGGCACGGACCGGGTCTTCAACCCTTCCGACGAGGAGGACATCCCGGAGTGGATGCTGCGGCTGGGCATCGCCGCTTTCACGGTAGCGGCCGGCATCGGGCTCTACCTCGCCGTCGGCGGGGGCTGGCCCATCCTGCTCTACACTGCGCTCGGCGGCTTGGCCGCGGTCTTCTACGTGGGCCCGCCCATCCGCTGGGTGTACCGCGGCCTGGGCGAGACGGCCATCGGCCTCTCCTACGGCCCCTGGATGACCTTGGGCAGTCTCCAGCTGCACACGCACCGCTTCTCATGGGGGGCGCTGGCCGCCTCGCTGGTGCCCGGATTGCTCATCACGGCCCTGGCCGTGGTCAACGAGATCCCGGACTTCCACCAGGACCGGCTGGTGGGCAAGCGCAACCTCGTGGTGCGCGCGGGCCGGCGGAACGGGGTGCGGCTCTACCTGGCTTTCGCGGGAGCCGGCCTGCTCATCGCGGTGGGCGGCGCCGCTTTCGGACTCTTCCCGCGCGCGGCGGCGCTGGCCGCGCTGGCCGGGGCGCCGCTGCTGTGGGCCAGCGGCAGGGCCGCGGCCGCGACCTGGGACACCCCCAGGCTCTTCGTGCCGGCCGTGCGCCGCATCGTGCAGTGCTACATGGTCGCCACCGCGGTCTTCATCATCGCGGTCGCCTGGGGGGGGGGATGAGGATAGACTCCTTCGGCGCCCCGCTCATGGTCTCCTGGCAGTTCACCCGGGAGTGCGACCTGGCCTGCCTGCACTGCTGCACGGACTCCCGGCCCGGGGGCCGGCTGCCCGACGAGCTTTCCGCCGAGGAAGCCCTGCGGGTGGCGGAGCAGATCGCGTCGGCTGAAGTGCCCTATGTCCTCTTCGGCGGAGGCGAGCCGGCCGGCGCGCCTCATTTCTTGGCGACCGCCGAGGCTCTGGGCCGGGCGGGCGTGTATCTCAAGGTCGAGACCAACGGCCAGCGGCTCCAGGCCGAGTCCATTGCGCGTCTGTCCCGGCTGCCTGTGCGCTCCATCCAGGTCTCCTTGGACGGGAGTACCCAGCAGAGCTACGGCCGGCTGCGCCCGGGCGCTTCCTTGCCAGCGGCCGTGGAGACTTGCCGCAGGGTCCGCGGCGCGGGCCTGCCGTTGGAGGTGACCTTCGTCCCGACCCGGTTCAATATCCTGGAGGCGGAGGCGGTCATGGACTGCGCCCTGGAGCTGGGAGCTTTCCGGTTCAACACCGGGGCGCTGATGCG from Elusimicrobiota bacterium harbors:
- a CDS encoding PqqD family protein; translated protein: MGYEALIRRAWRTGDFSIQSLLEDDPETGVSREELRRKVKTEMEDIIAREAGDAACCLSAHKEGSMRLAPFVKFREEKFGAVLFETRSEKVYTLSPTGAAVVREIVSGADAGSLVGRLQKKYSDKTGKLAREAAAFLADLKKKGLVTE
- a CDS encoding radical SAM protein, with protein sequence MLPESLGASAADLKSPLYAAWQLTNECDLRCLHCIEDSGPGQAFPDELSRGEAFRIVDELIAAEVPYVAFSGGEPLLHPQLFDLLNRFRGQGVGLKLETNGQHLDAATCGRLADAQVKAVQVSLDGTSEQALCQLRPKASLRKILDGIRDLREAGVEVEVNFAPTRHNVDQVAAAMDLAHSLGAYAFYTGRLMYTGRAVRSWERIAPSEEQYAGFFSAVKAKARELEGRMRVCYHELGIVEELRTRAAHPAALVIILPDGRVKLINALPFTCGDLRRQSLAEVWEHYQKAWKDPQVTGFIDELAKDEKAISRLHEWVAL
- a CDS encoding prenyltransferase gives rise to the protein MGGALSSGSLTPNGTTAPLVGGQSDSGPSVPSAIFSTIRYRFFLYAGLLPYLLGAAWAYGMEGTFNAKVFWLGFLGIFLSVVGVESFNEYFDARLGTDRVFNPSDEEDIPEWMLRLGIAAFTVAAGIGLYLAVGGGWPILLYTALGGLAAVFYVGPPIRWVYRGLGETAIGLSYGPWMTLGSLQLHTHRFSWGALAASLVPGLLITALAVVNEIPDFHQDRLVGKRNLVVRAGRRNGVRLYLAFAGAGLLIAVGGAAFGLFPRAAALAALAGAPLLWASGRAAAATWDTPRLFVPAVRRIVQCYMVATAVFIIAVAWGGG
- a CDS encoding radical SAM protein, with product MRIDSFGAPLMVSWQFTRECDLACLHCCTDSRPGGRLPDELSAEEALRVAEQIASAEVPYVLFGGGEPAGAPHFLATAEALGRAGVYLKVETNGQRLQAESIARLSRLPVRSIQVSLDGSTQQSYGRLRPGASLPAAVETCRRVRGAGLPLEVTFVPTRFNILEAEAVMDCALELGAFRFNTGALMRLGRAARLWDALEPSSQDYGQFLRLLGRKERELAGRMEVCYRPFELRQGVEEWLREPPGTLSVQADGKVRVSAVLPWLCGDLRRDSLAEAWDAYRTACASTDVVDALKALIYGDLPRPEAGLGVGDRNGRAQHCDRRAG